In Streptomyces sp. ML-6, the genomic stretch CGCAGAGTGCCCTCGATCTCGTCGAACGTCGACTGGTCGGAGACCAGCGGCGGCGCGAGCTGGACGACCGGGTCGCCGCGGTCGTCGGCCCGGCAGTACAGGCCGTTGTCGTACAGCGCCTTGGAGAGGAAGCCGTACAGGACGCGCTCGGTCTCCTCGTCGGTGAAGGTCTCCTTGGTGGCCTTGTCCTTCACCAGCTCGATGCCGTAGAAGAAGCCGTTGCCGCGGACGTCGCCGACGATCGGCAGGTCGAGCAGCTTCTGCAGCGTCGTGAAGAAGGCGTTCTCGTTGTCCAGGACGTGCTGGTTGAGGCCCTCGCGCTCGAAGATGTCGAGGTTGGCGAGGCCGACCGCCGCGGAGACCGGGTGACCACCGAAGGTGTAGCCGTGCAGGAAGGTGTTTCCACCCTCGTAGAACGGCGCGGCGATGCGGTCCGAGACGATGCAGGCGCCGATCGGGGAGTAGCCCGAGGTCATGCCCTTGGCGCAGGTGATCATGTCCGGCACGTAGCCGAACTTGTCACAGGCGAACATCGTGCCGAGGCGGCCGAAGGCGCAGATGACCTCGTCGGAGACGAGCAGCACGTCGTACTGGTCGCAGATCTCGCGCACCCGCTGGAAGTACCCGGGCGGCGGCGGGAAGCAGCCGCCGGCGTTCTGCACCGGCTCCAGGAAGACCGCGGCGACGGTGTCCGGGCCCTCGAAGAGGATCTGCTGCTCGATCTGGTCGGCGGCCCAGCGGCCGAAGGCCTCGGGGTCGTCGCCGTGGATCGGGGCGCGGTAGATGTTGGTGTTCGGGACCTTGTGCGCGCCGGGGACCAGCGGCTCGAAGGGGGCCTTCAGGGCCGGCAGGCCGGTGATCGACAGGGCGCCCTGCGGGGTGCCGTGGTAGGCGACCGCACGCGAGATGACCTTGTACTTGGTCGGCTTGCCCTTGAGCTTGAAGTACTGCTTGGCCAGCTTCCAGGCGGTCTCCACGGCCTCGCCGCCACCGGTGGTGAAGAAGACCTTGTTGAGGTCGCCCGGGGCGTAGTCGGCCAGGCGCTCGGCCAGCTCGACGGCCTTCGGGTGGGCGTAGGACCACACCGGGAAGAAGCCCAGCTCCTGGCCCTGCTTGTAGGCCGCCTCGGCGAGCTCGTGACGACCGTGACCGGCGTTGACCACGAACAGGCCGGACAGGCCGTCCAAGTAGCGCTTGCCCTGGTCGTCGTAGATGTAGGTGCCCTCGCCCCGCACGATGGTGGGAACGGGCGCGGTCTCGTAGTCCGACATGCGGGTGAAGTGCATCCACAGGTGGTCGTACGCGGTTCGGCTGAGGTCCTTGCTCACGGCTATCGGGTTCCCCACATATAGGTCTGCTTCTTGAGCTTCAGGTAGACGAAGCTCTCGGTGGAGCGCACACCGGGGAGGGCCCGGATGCGTTTGTTGATCGTGTCCAGCAGGTGGTCGTCG encodes the following:
- a CDS encoding aspartate aminotransferase family protein, which encodes MGNPIAVSKDLSRTAYDHLWMHFTRMSDYETAPVPTIVRGEGTYIYDDQGKRYLDGLSGLFVVNAGHGRHELAEAAYKQGQELGFFPVWSYAHPKAVELAERLADYAPGDLNKVFFTTGGGEAVETAWKLAKQYFKLKGKPTKYKVISRAVAYHGTPQGALSITGLPALKAPFEPLVPGAHKVPNTNIYRAPIHGDDPEAFGRWAADQIEQQILFEGPDTVAAVFLEPVQNAGGCFPPPPGYFQRVREICDQYDVLLVSDEVICAFGRLGTMFACDKFGYVPDMITCAKGMTSGYSPIGACIVSDRIAAPFYEGGNTFLHGYTFGGHPVSAAVGLANLDIFEREGLNQHVLDNENAFFTTLQKLLDLPIVGDVRGNGFFYGIELVKDKATKETFTDEETERVLYGFLSKALYDNGLYCRADDRGDPVVQLAPPLVSDQSTFDEIEGTLRTVLTEAWTKL